GCGGGCGTATTGCCCGTAGGGCACCAGTCGCTCTTTATTCCCCTTGCCGGTGATTTTGATAAAACCTACCTCATCATAGATGGACGAAATTTTGAGATTAATGAGTTCCGAAATCCGCATGCCGCTGCCGTAGAGCATCTCCAGGATAGCGCTGTCGCGAATCCCTTTCGGTTTTCCTATATCCGGCTGCGCCAATATGCGAGAGACCTCATCCACCGAGAGGTAATCGGGGCGGTAGCGCGCCAGCTTGGGCGCCCGGGTGCCTTCGAAGGGATTGCTTTTGACAACCTGCTGCTCCTGAAGAAATTTATAGAATCCTCGAAGCGCCGAAATCTTGCGGGCAATCGAGGCCGGCCTGCGGCTGGCGTCACTCTGACGCCGGAGAAACTCGTTGATTTCTCTGCTGCCTATCGCCAGGCTCTGCTTGAGATTGAAATCTTTGAAGAAGGCGGCGATATCCCGACGGTACGCCGCCAGGCTGTTGGTTGACAATCCCCGTTCCAATTCCTGGAACTGAAGATATTCGTTGAGTAGTTCGCTTACCGGTGGTTTTGCATCCATAACTCGGCTCATCGGTCAGCCACCGCAATTGCCGCCGCCATCACCACTTTCCCCCCGGCGGCGTCTATCGCGCGGCATCCCTCGCGCAGGGTGGCGCCGGTGGTAAAGACATCATCAATTAGAATAATTTTCGCTTCCGGCGCGATTCTTTCGGTCAAGGTGAAGGCGCCTTTCAGATTTTCCGCTCGTTTTTCGAAATCAAGTCGGGTCTGGTCTTTGGTCTTGCGGCTCTTAACGAGTAGCTGCTCTGCGGTTTCAATCTGTAACCTCTTACCTACTATATCGGAAAGTACTGCCGCTTGATTGAAACCACGTCTCCGCAAACGATAACTGTCAAGCGGAATCGGCACCGCCAGATTCGGAAGCAATCTTTCCAAAGTATGTATATGATTGTCTATCAATCGATTAGAGAGACTCTCCCCCAGTTTGGAGTAGCCGGAATATTTGAATTGATGAATAATCTCCTGCAGCGGGTCTTGATAATGTCCCAGCACTGCCACCGGTACTGAGGAGCTATCGCATTCTTCGCAACTTACGGCATCTCCTAACGGCCGTCTGCATGAGAGGCAGAGAAGATGGGGATCGCCGGTCGCTTTACTCCAGCAACTGTCGCAGACCAGGGCATCATCAGCCAAGTTTTCACCGGAGCAGATTAGACATAAGGGAGGAAAAACAAAATCAGCCAGGCTTTCCAGCCCGATATGGAGAAGCGATTTTTGATTTGTTGCCACACCTGAAATCTATTTTCTCAACGGCAGATTTCAAGGGAATAATGTACCGGTCACCCGGTCATTTGCCGCCCAGGTCATTGATCAGGCGGCGGACGGTATCGGCAATGGGCGACTGCGGGTCGAGCTCCACGAACTTGTTCCAGTATTCGCGCGCTTTTTCCAGATTATTCAATCCGCGATAGACGATACCCATATTGAAATGGGCGATAGGATGGCGCGGATTAAGGGCAATCGCCTTTTCAAACATCATGATGGCGGAGTCATCTTTTTCCATGTAAAAATAGCAGGCGCCGAGGTCGGTGATGACATTGGGGTCGGTGGCATTTAACTTGATTGCCCGCCCGTAGCATTCAATCGCCAGCGGATAGACCTGGGTATCCATGAAATGATTTCCCATCTGAACCAGGCTGTCATAATGGTTCGGCAGGCTGGCGATAATCTGCTCCATATCGGTGGCGGAAACCTGCGGCATACCGGTAATCGGCGGATGTTCGAATTGTTGTTGCGACTGGGGAACCGGCTGGGGCTTTTTCGGCTTTGGGGCAAAAATCATATAGGCGACTATCAGCGCCGCCAGCGCTCCCACCAGCAGAATGATATCACGGGAGGGGCTTTTCCTGGAGGGCGCTTTTTCTTTTTTGGCGGAATCAAACGGCGCGCCGCATCCGCTGCAGAATTTACTTCCCGGGGTTACCTTGGCGCCGCAGGAAGGACAGAAATTAATTTGCATCAGGTATCCTGTTTTGAAATTAGACGTATCATTTCGGCTATTATACGCTTTGGGGGGCTATTGACCAATAAGATATTTTTTCCCCGCAACCGTCAGCAGCGAATCGACCGCCCGCTGGTTCCTGGCAAAAGTGAGGTAATAGTACCCCGGACGACTGATATCGGCGCCCGGCGGCGCGCTGACGCTGACCAGCGGGTAACACTCCTTAAATCCCCGATT
This genomic stretch from Candidatus Zixiibacteriota bacterium harbors:
- the xerD gene encoding site-specific tyrosine recombinase XerD, which gives rise to MDAKPPVSELLNEYLQFQELERGLSTNSLAAYRRDIAAFFKDFNLKQSLAIGSREINEFLRRQSDASRRPASIARKISALRGFYKFLQEQQVVKSNPFEGTRAPKLARYRPDYLSVDEVSRILAQPDIGKPKGIRDSAILEMLYGSGMRISELINLKISSIYDEVGFIKITGKGNKERLVPYGQYARKAVEKYLTEVREPLRKKVESEILFLSNRLTSFSRVGIWKIIRFYATKAGIAKRVTPHTFRHSFATHMIDGGADLRTVQELLGHSSITTTQIYTQVDKEYLLSVHRDYHPRERARAGKEK
- a CDS encoding double zinc ribbon domain-containing protein gives rise to the protein MATNQKSLLHIGLESLADFVFPPLCLICSGENLADDALVCDSCWSKATGDPHLLCLSCRRPLGDAVSCEECDSSSVPVAVLGHYQDPLQEIIHQFKYSGYSKLGESLSNRLIDNHIHTLERLLPNLAVPIPLDSYRLRRRGFNQAAVLSDIVGKRLQIETAEQLLVKSRKTKDQTRLDFEKRAENLKGAFTLTERIAPEAKIILIDDVFTTGATLREGCRAIDAAGGKVVMAAAIAVADR
- a CDS encoding tetratricopeptide repeat protein, coding for MQINFCPSCGAKVTPGSKFCSGCGAPFDSAKKEKAPSRKSPSRDIILLVGALAALIVAYMIFAPKPKKPQPVPQSQQQFEHPPITGMPQVSATDMEQIIASLPNHYDSLVQMGNHFMDTQVYPLAIECYGRAIKLNATDPNVITDLGACYFYMEKDDSAIMMFEKAIALNPRHPIAHFNMGIVYRGLNNLEKAREYWNKFVELDPQSPIADTVRRLINDLGGK